The following coding sequences lie in one Patescibacteria group bacterium genomic window:
- the mrdA gene encoding penicillin-binding protein 2 encodes MWVNSGKFKVKRKFSEDIETEEILMDSKRLKESPDSEREKLEKPIKENILKIFLVFIIVVLILLFAKSFHLQILNGVYWRNLAEGNRMRSYPIEPLRGIIYDKNKIPLTTNIPKLDLAIIPADLIKEANYKEIIKELSEVIGIPENIIQDKIEQNKGISYPIIIAEDIEKEKAIFLESEFNAIPEIKIQKNSRRYYEDGAVFSHILGYIGKVAPKEVKEKKYFLDDYIGRTGLEEYYENRLRGTYGEELTEINNIGKTQKILAVKDPIPGNDLILSIDAELQKILYQSLKSRLSEMSTSRAAAVAMNPQNGKILALVSFPIFDNNNFIKGDSEYIQKIFQDKNNPLINRVISGRYPPGSTIKPMIASAALEENTISPDEIINCPGLINLFDSRGNIYWTFRDWKTHGAVNMIKAIAESCDVYFYTVGGGYGNQEGLGIDRIKKYLGLFGWGEKTGIDLPGEIAGFLPDAEWKKETKNQQWFIGDTYNTSIGQGDVLMNPLQLTSAIAAIANNGKLYQPQLIESTQPKLIRENFIKEKNLEIIRQGMRETIISGTAMSLNNLPVKVAGKTGTAETSNRFPHAWFTAFAPYENPEIVITVLIENGAEEGGVSVAVVREVLNWYFSK; translated from the coding sequence ATGTGGGTAAATTCAGGGAAATTTAAAGTAAAACGCAAATTCAGCGAGGATATTGAAACCGAAGAGATTCTGATGGATTCAAAAAGGTTGAAGGAATCGCCTGACAGCGAACGGGAAAAACTGGAAAAACCAATCAAGGAAAATATTCTGAAGATTTTTCTGGTTTTTATTATTGTTGTTTTAATTCTGCTTTTTGCCAAGAGTTTCCATTTGCAGATTCTCAATGGAGTTTATTGGCGCAATCTGGCTGAAGGAAACAGGATGCGTTCTTATCCCATAGAACCGTTAAGGGGTATAATTTATGACAAGAATAAAATTCCGCTAACCACGAATATTCCCAAACTTGATTTGGCGATTATTCCGGCAGATTTGATAAAAGAAGCCAATTACAAGGAAATAATAAAAGAATTATCTGAAGTAATAGGCATACCGGAGAATATAATTCAGGACAAAATAGAGCAAAACAAGGGAATTTCTTATCCTATTATTATTGCCGAGGACATAGAAAAAGAAAAAGCGATTTTTCTGGAATCGGAATTCAACGCTATCCCAGAAATAAAAATTCAGAAGAATAGCCGGAGATATTATGAAGACGGCGCTGTATTTTCTCATATCTTGGGTTATATTGGAAAAGTTGCTCCTAAAGAAGTTAAAGAAAAAAAATACTTTCTCGACGATTATATCGGGAGAACCGGACTCGAAGAATATTATGAAAACCGGCTTCGCGGAACTTATGGAGAAGAGCTTACCGAGATAAATAATATAGGGAAAACCCAAAAAATATTAGCAGTTAAAGACCCGATTCCTGGAAATGATTTGATTTTATCTATAGATGCAGAATTGCAGAAAATTCTTTATCAGTCTTTAAAATCCAGATTAAGCGAAATGTCTACTTCAAGGGCAGCGGCAGTTGCCATGAATCCGCAAAATGGCAAAATCTTGGCTCTGGTTAGTTTTCCGATTTTTGACAACAATAATTTTATTAAAGGTGATTCAGAATATATCCAAAAAATATTTCAGGATAAAAATAATCCCTTGATTAATAGGGTGATTTCCGGCAGATACCCTCCAGGTTCAACCATAAAACCAATGATTGCTTCAGCTGCATTGGAAGAAAATACAATAAGCCCTGACGAAATAATCAATTGTCCTGGTTTGATAAATTTATTCGACAGCCGCGGAAATATTTATTGGACTTTCAGGGATTGGAAGACTCATGGCGCAGTAAATATGATAAAGGCCATTGCTGAATCCTGCGATGTTTATTTTTATACTGTCGGTGGCGGTTATGGAAATCAGGAAGGATTAGGAATAGACAGAATTAAAAAATATTTAGGATTATTCGGGTGGGGAGAGAAAACCGGAATCGATTTACCTGGGGAAATTGCTGGATTTTTGCCTGATGCAGAGTGGAAAAAAGAAACCAAGAATCAACAGTGGTTTATCGGTGATACCTATAATACTTCAATTGGCCAAGGCGATGTTTTAATGAATCCATTACAACTTACATCAGCTATTGCGGCAATTGCCAATAATGGGAAATTATATCAGCCACAATTAATAGAATCGACCCAGCCGAAATTAATCAGGGAAAATTTTATTAAAGAAAAAAATCTCGAAATTATCAGGCAGGGAATGCGAGAAACGATTATTTCAGGAACAGCTATGTCATTAAATAACTTACCTGTTAAAGTAGCCGGAAAAACAGGGACTGCCGAAACATCTAATAGGTTTCCTCATGCTTGGTTTACTGCTTTTGCGCCATATGAAAATCCGGAAATAGTTATTACTGTGTTGATTGAGAACGGCGCAGAAGAAGGGGGTGTGTCGGTTGCAGTAGTTAGGGAAGTTTTAAATTGGTATTTTTCAAAATAA
- the proS gene encoding proline--tRNA ligase, with protein MLTKQSEDFSKWYNDVVLKAGMADYSPVKGCMIIKPYGYAVWENIQKAMDVKIKDLGVENAYFPLFVPERFFKKEAKHVEGFNPQVAWVTHGGGKKLKEKLAIRPTSETVMYDAFKNWIQSYRDLPLKINQWANIVRWEMRTRLFLRTMEFLWQEGHTAHATEKEADEMAQSALKMYSDFAKEYLAIYSISGRKTDTEKFPGAKYTLCFEALMKDYKALQMGTSHQLGQNFSKSFNIKFLDEKSRKRDVWQTSWGVSTRMIGAVIMAHGDDKGLVLPPKIAQYQVVIIPIGSDAKLKSFISKIEKILKDKGIRFLVDNKDQSPGWKFNEWELKGAPLRLEIGPKEAKEDKITYVLRNELKKNSVSLKQFNPEKLLDEMQKRLFAKSKKFTEDNTREVKSYDEFKKILKEKGGFIKAHWCGDAKCEKKIQDETKATIRCIPFETGRPASTRGESTRGRCIKCGKEGGIEVLFAKAY; from the coding sequence ATGCTTACAAAACAATCAGAAGATTTTTCAAAATGGTATAATGACGTGGTTTTAAAAGCCGGAATGGCTGATTATTCGCCGGTAAAGGGTTGCATGATTATCAAGCCCTACGGCTATGCGGTTTGGGAAAATATTCAAAAAGCAATGGATGTTAAAATCAAGGATTTGGGCGTGGAAAACGCTTATTTTCCTTTATTTGTACCTGAAAGATTTTTCAAAAAAGAAGCCAAGCACGTAGAGGGATTTAATCCGCAGGTTGCCTGGGTAACGCACGGAGGCGGGAAAAAACTTAAAGAAAAATTAGCAATCAGACCGACATCGGAAACTGTAATGTATGATGCATTTAAGAATTGGATTCAATCATACAGAGATTTGCCTTTGAAAATAAATCAATGGGCGAATATAGTCAGATGGGAAATGAGAACAAGGTTATTTTTAAGAACAATGGAGTTTTTATGGCAGGAAGGCCATACAGCGCACGCAACAGAAAAAGAAGCAGACGAGATGGCGCAATCAGCTTTAAAAATGTATAGTGATTTTGCTAAAGAGTATTTGGCAATTTATAGTATTTCTGGAAGAAAAACAGATACTGAAAAATTTCCCGGAGCAAAATATACGCTTTGTTTTGAAGCGCTTATGAAAGATTATAAGGCATTGCAAATGGGAACTTCGCACCAATTAGGGCAAAATTTTTCCAAATCATTTAATATAAAATTTTTAGATGAAAAAAGCAGAAAAAGAGATGTCTGGCAAACTAGTTGGGGAGTAAGTACAAGAATGATTGGCGCAGTAATTATGGCTCACGGCGATGATAAGGGATTGGTTTTGCCGCCGAAAATCGCCCAATACCAAGTTGTAATTATTCCTATTGGTTCTGACGCGAAACTTAAAAGTTTTATTTCCAAAATAGAAAAAATTCTTAAAGACAAAGGAATTAGGTTTCTAGTAGACAATAAAGATCAGAGTCCTGGATGGAAATTTAATGAATGGGAACTGAAAGGCGCGCCATTAAGATTGGAAATCGGGCCCAAAGAAGCGAAGGAAGACAAAATAACTTATGTTTTAAGGAACGAATTAAAAAAGAACAGCGTTTCTTTGAAACAATTTAATCCGGAAAAATTACTAGATGAAATGCAAAAAAGATTATTCGCAAAATCCAAAAAATTCACCGAAGATAACACTCGTGAAGTAAAATCATACGATGAATTCAAAAAAATATTAAAAGAAAAAGGCGGATTTATCAAAGCACATTGGTGCGGAGATGCGAAATGCGAGAAAAAAATCCAGGACGAAACAAAAGCTACGATTAGATGTATTCCCTTTGAAACAGGAAGACCCGCCTCGACTCGCGGCGAGTCGACGCGAGGCAGGTGTATAAAGTGCGGAAAGGAGGGTGGAATAGAAGTATTATTTGCTAAAGCGTATTAA
- the aspS gene encoding aspartate--tRNA ligase gives MERIAVLDTIKKTGEKVKVCGWVHSRRDHGKLIFIDLRDRSGLLQVVFSPEMSDQAGELRSEWVISIEGRINERPGKMINKNLKTGTVEMQAEKLEILNKAQTPPFALDTDGYEVNEEGRLKYRYLDIRRQRMKENLILRHEIAQFMRNFLSGKEFIEIETPILTKSTPEGARDYIVPSRISQGNFYALPQSPQQYKQLLMVAGIEKYFQITRCFRDEDSRGDRQPEFTQMDLEMSFSEQEDILSLIEELYIETVKKLVPEKHITKIPFPRLTYKEAMKEYKSDKPDLRKDKEDKNELAFAFIVDFPAFEWKESEKRWDAVHHPFTKVQNLKDLSEKEFIKELGENPDKFLAHQYDFVCNGYEIAGGSIREHNPRILEAVFEIMGNKKEDIKEKFGHLLEAFEYGVPPHGGIAAGIDRFIMILRNEPSIREVIAFPKTGDGRDLMMNAPSGIDKEQLKELGISIKKK, from the coding sequence ATGGAAAGGATTGCCGTATTAGATACAATTAAAAAAACAGGGGAGAAAGTAAAGGTGTGCGGATGGGTGCATTCCCGCAGGGACCATGGGAAGCTTATTTTTATCGACCTCCGCGATCGTTCTGGTTTATTGCAGGTTGTTTTTTCTCCGGAAATGTCAGACCAGGCCGGAGAACTGCGTTCGGAATGGGTGATTTCAATCGAAGGCAGGATAAATGAGAGGCCAGGAAAGATGATCAATAAAAACCTGAAAACTGGAACAGTAGAAATGCAGGCGGAAAAATTAGAGATTCTCAATAAAGCCCAGACCCCGCCATTTGCATTAGATACTGATGGTTATGAAGTAAATGAAGAAGGCAGATTGAAATACAGATATTTGGATATACGCAGACAGAGAATGAAAGAGAACCTAATTCTGCGCCATGAAATTGCCCAGTTTATGAGAAATTTTTTATCAGGCAAAGAATTTATTGAAATCGAAACCCCAATTTTAACAAAATCAACTCCTGAAGGAGCAAGGGATTATATTGTGCCTTCACGAATTTCACAGGGAAATTTTTATGCTTTACCGCAATCGCCTCAGCAATATAAACAATTGCTGATGGTGGCTGGAATAGAAAAATATTTTCAGATTACCAGATGCTTCAGGGATGAAGATAGCAGGGGAGACAGGCAGCCGGAATTTACCCAGATGGATTTAGAAATGAGTTTTTCCGAGCAAGAAGATATTTTGAGCTTGATTGAAGAATTATATATAGAAACAGTTAAAAAACTCGTTCCGGAAAAACATATTACTAAAATTCCGTTTCCGCGATTAACCTATAAAGAAGCAATGAAAGAATATAAAAGCGATAAGCCGGATTTGAGAAAGGACAAAGAAGATAAAAATGAACTGGCATTTGCATTTATTGTTGATTTTCCGGCTTTTGAATGGAAGGAAAGCGAAAAACGGTGGGATGCAGTGCATCATCCATTTACAAAGGTTCAAAACCTAAAAGATCTGTCGGAAAAAGAATTTATCAAAGAGCTGGGAGAAAATCCCGATAAATTTTTAGCCCATCAATATGATTTTGTCTGCAATGGCTATGAAATCGCCGGTGGTTCAATTAGAGAGCATAATCCTAGAATACTTGAGGCGGTATTTGAAATAATGGGCAATAAAAAAGAAGACATTAAAGAAAAATTCGGGCATTTACTTGAGGCCTTTGAATACGGAGTTCCGCCGCATGGCGGTATTGCTGCCGGTATTGATAGATTTATAATGATTTTAAGAAATGAACCGAGCATCCGCGAAGTAATTGCTTTCCCTAAAACTGGCGATGGTAGAGATTTAATGATGAACGCGCCAAGTGGAATCGACAAAGAGCAGCTAAAAGAACTAGGAATAAGTATAAAGAAAAAATGA
- a CDS encoding rod shape-determining protein, protein MFDKILGKLSKDIGVDLGTATTLVYVKGRGIVINEPSVVAVNQKTGQILAIGDEAKKMVGRTPAHISATRPLREGAISDFEVTEQMLRYFIHKVHKDSFTILPRPRIIIGIPLGITEVEKKAVRDAALGAGGREVYLVEQAMAAAIGARLPVQEAFGNMIVDIGGGTTDIAVISLGGIVSSQTLKIAGDKLNQDIINYAHDELKLALGEKTAEDIKIAIGSAYELEDILEAPIRGRDLITGLPKEIMVNSDQIREALYASNEAIVSAVKDTIEQTPPELIADIMDRGIVLVGGGSLLRGLDKLIREETKMPVKIIDDPLTAVARGAGIILEDLDKLREVLIESDYGEVPK, encoded by the coding sequence ATGTTTGATAAAATTCTTGGAAAACTTTCTAAAGATATTGGCGTTGATTTAGGCACAGCTACCACCCTGGTTTATGTAAAGGGGCGGGGGATTGTGATTAATGAGCCGTCAGTAGTGGCGGTTAACCAGAAAACAGGGCAGATATTAGCAATTGGCGATGAAGCAAAAAAAATGGTTGGTCGTACCCCGGCTCATATTTCTGCTACTCGGCCTTTAAGAGAGGGGGCGATTTCTGATTTTGAGGTGACTGAACAAATGCTTCGTTATTTTATTCATAAAGTTCACAAGGACTCTTTTACTATTTTACCAAGGCCGAGAATTATTATCGGAATCCCATTAGGCATTACCGAAGTGGAAAAAAAAGCAGTCAGGGACGCTGCCTTAGGCGCTGGCGGTAGAGAGGTTTATTTAGTAGAACAAGCCATGGCTGCAGCAATTGGCGCTCGTTTGCCGGTTCAGGAGGCATTTGGCAATATGATAGTTGATATTGGCGGAGGAACAACCGACATAGCTGTAATTTCTTTGGGCGGCATTGTATCCAGCCAAACTTTAAAAATAGCAGGAGACAAATTGAACCAAGATATAATAAATTATGCCCATGACGAATTAAAGCTTGCTTTGGGAGAAAAAACTGCCGAGGATATCAAAATTGCTATTGGTTCGGCCTATGAATTGGAAGATATTTTGGAAGCGCCAATCAGAGGCAGGGATTTAATTACTGGTTTGCCAAAGGAAATTATGGTAAACAGCGACCAAATCAGGGAAGCGCTTTATGCTTCCAATGAAGCAATTGTAAGCGCCGTAAAAGATACAATTGAGCAGACGCCACCAGAATTGATTGCTGATATTATGGACAGGGGAATCGTTTTAGTCGGCGGAGGAAGTTTGCTTAGGGGCCTGGATAAATTAATCCGAGAAGAAACAAAAATGCCTGTGAAAATTATAGATGATCCATTGACTGCAGTTGCGCGCGGCGCAGGAATTATTTTAGAGGATTTAGATAAATTAAGAGAAGTTTTAATAGAGAGCGACTACGGAGAAGTTCCGAAATAA
- the greA gene encoding transcription elongation factor GreA has translation MKYISSEKFKELRETLKELKENRKEISKQIHEAQERGDISESAEYAEAKESQAFNEGKIKELEQLLGEAVIISKDRKCDKAEVGCRIIVKNSEAKREFILVGSEEADPLSGKISNESPLGRAFLGKEKGDEVIVHTPSGKVHYKILEIK, from the coding sequence ATGAAATATATAAGTTCAGAAAAATTTAAAGAACTCCGCGAGACACTTAAAGAACTAAAAGAAAACAGAAAAGAAATTTCCAAACAAATCCATGAAGCTCAGGAAAGAGGGGATATTAGCGAGAGCGCAGAATATGCCGAGGCAAAAGAATCCCAGGCATTCAACGAAGGCAAGATAAAAGAATTGGAACAGTTGCTGGGCGAGGCAGTAATTATTTCCAAAGATCGGAAATGCGATAAAGCAGAAGTCGGATGCAGGATAATTGTGAAAAACAGCGAGGCAAAAAGGGAGTTCATACTTGTGGGGTCGGAAGAAGCTGACCCATTATCCGGAAAAATATCAAATGAATCGCCATTAGGGCGAGCTTTTTTAGGCAAAGAAAAAGGCGATGAGGTAATTGTGCACACGCCCAGCGGCAAAGTCCACTACAAAATCCTGGAAATTAAATAA
- the mraY gene encoding phospho-N-acetylmuramoyl-pentapeptide-transferase, which yields MAIDIFPVIKILTITALSFVVALFSTPILTHFLYKYKVGKGIKDEGNTPIFTALHKKKEGTPTMGGILIWVVVAVLAVGILLLTKLLGPNSIFSDYNFLTRKQTLLPLGVLIFAAIIGLIDDLLGISKIGKYGKGLKMRYKIIIYTVIAAIAGYWFYFKLDWDLLHVPFFGDFNIGLWYIPIFIFAIVASAFSTNETDGLDGLAGGILLIAFSAFAAICFYQGKIELAAFCGAIVGALLAFLWFNINPARFFMGDTGSMSLGITLGVIAMLTNCLFFLPFIGFILVMESLSVIIQVASKKIRHKKVFLSAPIHHHFEAKGWPETKVTMRFWIIAGVAAVIGLILFFIDKNLF from the coding sequence ATGGCAATAGATATATTTCCGGTTATAAAAATTTTGACTATCACGGCTCTTTCTTTTGTTGTGGCATTATTTTCTACGCCGATTCTTACTCATTTTTTATATAAATATAAAGTGGGCAAAGGAATCAAAGATGAAGGTAATACTCCTATTTTTACTGCCTTACATAAGAAAAAAGAGGGCACGCCAACAATGGGAGGAATTTTAATTTGGGTGGTTGTTGCTGTTTTGGCTGTCGGAATTTTGCTGTTGACCAAATTATTGGGTCCAAACTCGATTTTTTCTGATTATAATTTCCTTACCAGAAAACAGACTCTTCTGCCCCTGGGAGTTTTAATCTTCGCTGCCATTATTGGTTTAATTGATGATTTATTGGGAATTTCCAAAATCGGGAAATACGGGAAAGGCCTGAAAATGAGGTATAAGATAATCATTTATACAGTTATTGCTGCCATTGCCGGCTATTGGTTTTATTTTAAACTGGATTGGGATTTGCTCCATGTTCCGTTTTTTGGAGATTTTAATATTGGCTTGTGGTATATTCCGATTTTTATTTTTGCAATTGTTGCGTCAGCATTTTCAACTAATGAAACAGACGGCTTGGACGGATTGGCAGGAGGAATACTCCTAATCGCGTTTTCCGCTTTTGCCGCAATTTGTTTTTACCAGGGCAAAATTGAATTGGCGGCTTTTTGCGGGGCAATTGTCGGTGCGCTTCTGGCATTTTTATGGTTTAATATAAATCCTGCGCGGTTTTTTATGGGCGATACTGGTTCGATGTCATTAGGGATTACGCTTGGCGTTATTGCCATGCTTACTAATTGCTTGTTTTTTCTGCCTTTTATCGGGTTTATCCTGGTAATGGAATCACTTTCGGTGATAATCCAAGTGGCTTCCAAAAAAATCAGACATAAAAAGGTATTTTTGTCGGCCCCGATTCATCATCATTTTGAAGCTAAGGGCTGGCCGGAAACAAAAGTAACCATGCGTTTCTGGATTATTGCTGGCGTGGCAGCAGTAATAGGATTGATTTTATTTTTTATCGATAAAAATTTGTTTTAA
- a CDS encoding serine hydrolase, producing MIKKYFLQILVVLLLILIAWGLYLVGKVENGKNNPIQASIKQTEGDATPIKLPTAENIDTVFFPVRNWIIPEPEILAKSAIVFNFKQDNSNNVLFKKNAEQVLPIASLTKLMTAIIALENYNPEDIIKISKNSVDINGNNGGLINGEELKVKDLLYIMLVESSNDAAMALAGDGIKIDFDTFIYLMNRKAQEINLKNTYFVEPVGLDSLNQSTASEMAIIAERTLKIPLILEILKTPQTTIFSIDKKFIHNITNTNKLLGKIPQLIGGKTGFTDEAGGCMVTISNISNVSDNYLITVILGSSQREDDTSKLIDWAQKAWIWQ from the coding sequence ATGATTAAGAAATATTTTCTGCAAATATTGGTTGTTTTACTGTTAATTCTTATAGCTTGGGGTTTATATTTGGTTGGTAAAGTTGAAAATGGCAAAAACAATCCAATCCAAGCTTCAATTAAACAAACAGAAGGTGATGCCACGCCGATAAAACTTCCGACAGCGGAAAATATAGATACAGTATTTTTTCCGGTTAGAAACTGGATTATTCCAGAACCGGAAATTTTGGCCAAATCGGCAATTGTTTTCAATTTCAAACAAGACAATAGCAATAATGTTTTATTCAAAAAAAACGCAGAACAAGTTTTACCTATTGCTAGTTTAACTAAATTGATGACCGCAATCATTGCTTTGGAAAATTATAATCCTGAGGATATTATTAAAATTTCTAAAAACTCGGTTGACATCAATGGCAATAATGGAGGATTGATTAATGGCGAGGAACTAAAAGTAAAAGACCTGCTTTATATTATGCTGGTTGAATCTTCCAATGATGCGGCAATGGCTTTAGCTGGGGATGGCATAAAAATAGATTTTGATACTTTTATTTATCTGATGAATAGAAAAGCGCAGGAGATAAATTTAAAAAACACTTATTTTGTCGAGCCAGTCGGATTGGATTCCTTAAACCAATCAACTGCTTCAGAAATGGCTATAATTGCCGAACGTACTTTAAAAATCCCATTGATATTGGAAATATTAAAAACTCCGCAAACAACTATTTTCTCGATTGATAAAAAATTCATTCATAATATAACCAACACCAATAAACTGCTGGGCAAGATCCCGCAATTAATCGGCGGGAAAACTGGCTTCACTGACGAAGCGGGCGGATGCATGGTAACTATTTCCAATATTTCTAATGTTTCCGATAATTATTTAATTACAGTAATTTTGGGCTCATCTCAGCGCGAGGACGATACTTCAAAACTGATAGATTGGGCGCAAAAAGCATGGATATGGCAATAG
- the mreD gene encoding rod shape-determining protein MreD produces MRIILVIIFILVVLFLQIGIFPHLKIVGVYPNLIFLAVVSLAITKDWKKNLGWIIVSGLFLDFYSLQNILGISVLVLLLTCLLSRFLNKEFLKEENKLSLILIFLISSLFYELLLFIIGSNLSLLGLVAKIIYNSILALPIFYIVKSYAP; encoded by the coding sequence ATGAGAATTATTTTGGTTATAATTTTTATTCTTGTCGTGTTGTTTTTACAGATTGGAATTTTTCCGCATCTGAAAATTGTTGGCGTTTATCCTAATTTGATTTTTTTAGCTGTTGTAAGTTTAGCCATTACAAAAGACTGGAAAAAGAATCTTGGCTGGATAATTGTATCTGGATTATTTCTGGATTTTTATTCCCTGCAGAATATTTTAGGAATTTCCGTTCTTGTTCTGCTTTTAACGTGCCTCTTGTCTCGATTTCTAAACAAGGAATTTTTAAAAGAAGAAAATAAATTATCGCTTATTTTAATTTTTTTGATTTCTTCTTTGTTTTACGAATTATTATTATTCATAATTGGTTCAAATCTATCATTGCTTGGCTTAGTTGCTAAAATTATTTATAATTCGATTTTAGCGCTACCAATCTTTTATATAGTAAAATCTTATGCCCCGTAG
- the mreC gene encoding rod shape-determining protein MreC translates to MKKIFLIFLILIIALIILNIIPGLTKGLGNFVYKIFSPIGRFFSNIGDGISGFFQVIFSIGDLNKENLTLRHGNLILEAEIAALKEMKRENDILREALNISKSGQQILEVASVVGKDVQGIQDWILINKGLKHGAIKDMIVISPENALVGKISEVNENFSKVILIIQKDSVVAGIIEKNRIEGLVKRDDKGGLFIDFIPKSENLEIGERIITSGMDNLYPKGILIGKIESIDTSDNQIFKKITITSAVDFSKLESVFIIK, encoded by the coding sequence ATGAAAAAGATTTTTTTAATATTTTTAATTTTAATAATTGCTTTGATTATATTAAATATCATCCCTGGCCTTACAAAAGGATTGGGGAATTTTGTTTACAAAATATTTTCGCCAATAGGGAGGTTTTTTTCTAATATCGGAGACGGAATAAGCGGTTTTTTTCAGGTTATATTTTCAATCGGCGATTTAAATAAGGAAAATCTTACATTAAGGCATGGAAATTTAATTTTAGAAGCCGAAATTGCCGCATTGAAAGAAATGAAAAGGGAAAATGATATTTTAAGGGAGGCATTGAACATTTCCAAATCCGGACAGCAGATTCTGGAAGTAGCCTCGGTTGTGGGGAAAGATGTTCAGGGAATCCAGGATTGGATTTTAATAAATAAAGGTTTAAAGCACGGCGCAATCAAGGATATGATTGTAATTTCGCCGGAAAACGCATTAGTGGGCAAAATCAGCGAAGTTAATGAGAATTTTTCAAAAGTAATATTGATTATTCAAAAAGATTCGGTTGTTGCCGGGATTATAGAAAAAAATCGCATCGAGGGATTGGTAAAAAGAGACGACAAAGGCGGATTATTTATAGATTTCATACCGAAGAGCGAAAATCTGGAAATCGGCGAAAGGATAATTACTTCTGGCATGGATAATCTTTATCCTAAAGGGATTTTAATCGGTAAAATCGAAAGCATTGATACATCGGACAACCAGATTTTTAAAAAAATAACCATTACTTCGGCTGTTGATTTTTCAAAACTTGAAAGTGTTTTTATAATAAAATGA